A genome region from Baekduia alba includes the following:
- a CDS encoding FadR/GntR family transcriptional regulator, with protein sequence MAVARSSLPEQVFRQLVGAVLDGRYAPGDRLPPQRTLAHDLGVNMASLREGIKRLEQLRLVDVKHGDAMRVQDWRTQSGLDVLAYAVTVDPALTGALFEARRLLLREAARLAAARRTDDHVRTLDELATAFADAPDDTTAQMIDLAFMGTVIDAADNLVFGLILNSIRELYLGHLERFRPIVTDRDDLIPLYRRAARAVAAGHDGRAAAAVEKLAAAQERRMVEAHG encoded by the coding sequence ATGGCCGTCGCACGCTCATCCCTGCCCGAGCAGGTCTTCCGCCAGCTCGTGGGCGCGGTGCTCGACGGCCGCTACGCACCCGGCGACCGGCTCCCGCCGCAGCGCACCCTCGCGCACGACCTCGGCGTCAACATGGCCTCGCTGCGCGAGGGCATCAAGCGGCTGGAGCAGCTGCGGCTGGTCGACGTCAAGCACGGCGACGCGATGCGCGTCCAGGACTGGCGGACGCAGTCCGGGCTGGACGTGCTCGCCTACGCCGTCACCGTCGATCCCGCCCTGACCGGCGCGCTGTTCGAGGCGCGCCGGCTGCTGCTGCGCGAGGCCGCACGCCTCGCCGCGGCGCGCCGCACCGACGACCACGTCCGGACGCTGGACGAGCTGGCCACCGCGTTCGCGGACGCGCCCGACGACACGACCGCCCAGATGATCGACCTCGCGTTCATGGGGACCGTCATCGACGCGGCCGACAACCTCGTCTTCGGGCTGATCCTCAACTCGATCCGCGAGCTGTACCTCGGCCATCTCGAGCGCTTCCGGCCGATCGTCACCGACCGCGACGACCTGATCCCGCTGTACCGCCGCGCCGCGCGCGCGGTCGCCGCCGGCCACGACGGTCGCGCCGCCGCGGCGGTCGAGAAGCTCGCGGCCGCGCAGGAGCGGCGGATGGTCGAGGCGCACGGATGA
- a CDS encoding GMC family oxidoreductase, with the protein MSLLAEPTTGGVVDGTHITGERRLRADVVIVGSGAGGAPVARAFAQAGKRVVVLEDGAHFTRDQLTARPRDMTALLYRDAGQAATVGTPSIMLPTGRAVGGTTLVNSGTCFRAPRRVQERWAADELGLTELGPGALDDAYDRVERDIGVARVPERLAGANALIAKRGAERLGWSGRFLDRNAVGCQGSGVCAFGCPTGAKQHAGEVYMNAAHAAGATTYTATRARRIALDADGTARGVVARTRAGGTITVTAPTTVIAAGTLHTPLLLAASGVHNAHLGRHLSIHPATAAWAIMDEVVDMARGVPQSYGIDEFASEGIMLEGIAGPPDYLAMAVPFSGPAHRELMLDYRRVAQFGLMIEDTSRGHIPVGRLARRAGRPIVRYDLNARDVKTIKNGVKRLAELLFAAGARRVILPLASVPELRDGDLTPLTRHTATAAELKVMAFHPLGTARMAKDPNDGVTDADNKVHGTTNLHVCDGSAVPGPLGVNPQLTIMALATRLADRLLA; encoded by the coding sequence GTGAGCCTCCTCGCCGAGCCCACCACCGGCGGCGTCGTCGACGGCACCCACATCACCGGCGAGCGCCGGCTGCGGGCCGACGTCGTGATCGTCGGCTCCGGCGCCGGCGGCGCGCCCGTGGCGCGGGCGTTCGCGCAGGCGGGGAAGCGCGTCGTCGTCCTCGAGGACGGTGCGCACTTCACGCGCGACCAGCTGACCGCCCGGCCGCGGGACATGACGGCGCTGCTCTACCGCGACGCCGGGCAGGCCGCGACGGTCGGGACGCCGTCGATCATGCTGCCGACGGGGCGGGCGGTGGGCGGGACGACGCTCGTCAACTCCGGCACGTGCTTCCGCGCGCCCCGGCGCGTCCAGGAGCGCTGGGCCGCCGACGAGCTGGGGCTCACCGAGCTCGGCCCGGGCGCGCTGGACGACGCCTACGACCGCGTTGAGCGCGACATCGGCGTCGCGCGCGTCCCCGAGCGCCTCGCCGGCGCCAACGCGCTGATCGCCAAGCGCGGCGCCGAGCGGCTCGGCTGGTCCGGGCGCTTCCTCGACCGCAACGCCGTCGGCTGCCAGGGCTCGGGCGTCTGCGCGTTCGGCTGCCCGACGGGCGCCAAGCAGCACGCGGGCGAGGTGTACATGAACGCCGCGCACGCCGCGGGCGCGACGACCTACACCGCGACCCGGGCGCGGCGGATCGCGCTCGACGCCGACGGCACGGCCCGCGGCGTCGTCGCGCGCACCCGCGCCGGCGGCACGATCACCGTCACCGCGCCCACCACGGTCATCGCCGCCGGCACGCTCCACACGCCGCTGCTGCTCGCCGCCAGCGGCGTCCACAACGCGCACCTGGGCCGGCACCTCTCGATCCACCCCGCGACCGCCGCGTGGGCGATCATGGACGAGGTCGTCGACATGGCCCGCGGCGTCCCGCAGTCCTACGGCATCGACGAGTTCGCGAGCGAGGGCATCATGTTGGAGGGCATCGCCGGCCCGCCCGACTACCTGGCGATGGCGGTGCCCTTCTCCGGCCCCGCGCACCGCGAGCTGATGCTCGACTACCGCCGCGTCGCGCAGTTCGGCCTGATGATCGAGGACACCTCGCGCGGTCACATCCCCGTCGGCCGCCTCGCGCGGCGCGCGGGGCGCCCGATCGTCCGCTACGACCTCAACGCCCGCGACGTCAAGACCATCAAGAACGGCGTCAAGCGCCTGGCGGAGCTGCTGTTCGCCGCCGGCGCGCGCCGCGTGATCCTGCCTCTGGCCAGCGTGCCCGAGCTCCGCGACGGCGACCTCACGCCGCTCACGCGCCACACCGCGACCGCCGCCGAGCTGAAGGTCATGGCCTTCCACCCACTCGGCACCGCGCGCATGGCCAAGGACCCCAACGACGGCGTGACCGACGCCGACAACAAGGTCCACGGCACGACCAACCTCCACGTGTGCGACGGCAGCGCCGTCCCCGGTCCGCTGGGCGTCAACCCCCAGCTGACGATCATGGCCCTCGCGACCCGGCTGGCCGACCGGCTGCTGGCGTGA